A region of Homo sapiens chromosome 17, GRCh38.p14 Primary Assembly DNA encodes the following proteins:
- the TBC1D3I gene encoding TBC1 domain family member 3I isoform X3 has product MDVVEVAGSWWAQEREDIIMKYEKGHRAGLPEDKGPKPFRSYNNNVDHLGIVHETELPPLTAREAKQIRREISRKSKWVDMLGDWEKYKSSRKLIDRAYKGMPMNIRGPMWSVLLNTEEMKMKNPGRYQIMKEKGKRSSEHIQRIDRDVSGTLRKHIFFRDRYGTKQRELLHILLAYEEYNPEVGYCRDLSHIAALFLLYLPEEDAFWALVQLLASERHSLQGFHSPNGGTVQGLQDQQEHVVATSQPKTMGHQDKKDLCGQCSPLGCLIRILIDGISLGLTLRLWDVYLVEGEQALMPITRIAFKVQQKRLTKTSRCGPWARFCNRFVDTWARDEDTVLKHLRASMKKLTRKQGDLPPPAKPEQGSSASRPVPASRGGKTLCKGDRQAPPGPPARFPRPIWSASPPRAPRSSTPCPGGAVREDTYPVGTQGVPSPALAQGGPQGSWRFLQWNSMPRLPTDLDVEGPWFRHYDFRQSCWVRAISQEDQLAPCWQAEHPAERVRSAFAAPSTDSDQGTPFRARDEQQCAPTSGPCLCGLHLESSQFPPGF; this is encoded by the exons ATGGACGTGGTAGAGGTCGCGGGCAGTTGGTGGGCACAAGAGCGAGAGGACATCATTATGAAATACGAAAAG GGACACCGAGCTGGGCTGCCAGAGGACAAGGGGCCTAAGCCTTTTCGAAGCTACAACAACAACGTCGATCATTTGGGGATTGTACA TGAGACGGAGCTGCCTCCTCTGACTGCGCGGGAGGCGAAG CAAATTCGGCGGGAGATCAGCCGAAAGAGCAAGTGGGTGGATATGCTGGGAGACTGGGAGAAATACAAAAGCAGCAGAAAG CTCATAGATCGAGCGTACAAGGGAATGCCCATGAACATCCGGGGCCCGATGTGGTCAGTCCTCCTGAACACTGaggaaatgaagatgaaaaacCCCGGAAGATACCAG ATCATGAAGGAGAAGGGCAAGAGGTCATCTGAGCACATCCAGCGCATCGACCGGGACGTAAGCGGGACATTAAGGAAGCATATATTCTTCAGGGATCGATACGGAACCAA GCAGCGGGAACTACTCCACATCCTCCTGGCATATGAGGAGTATAACCCG GAGGTGGGCTACTGCAGGGACCTGAGCCACATCGCCGCCTTGTTCCTCCTCTATCTTCCTGAGGAGGATGCATTCTGGGCACTGGTGCAGCTGCTGGCCAGTGAGAGGCACTCCCTGCAGG GATTTCACAGCCCAAATGGCGGGACCGTCCAGGGGCTCCAAGACCAACAGGAGCATGTGGTAGCCACGTCACAACCCAAGACCATGGGGCATCAG GACAAGAAAGATCTATGTGGGCAGTGTTCCCCGTTAGGCTGCCTCATCCGGATATTGATTGACGGG ATCTCTCTCGGGCTCACCCTGCGCCTGTGGGACGTGTATCTGGTAGAAGGCGAACAGGCGTTGATGCCGATAACAAGAATCGCCTTTAAGGTTCAGCAGA AGCGCCTCACGAAGACGTCCAGGTGTGGCCCGTGGGCACGTTTTTGCAACCGGTTCGTTGATACCTGGGCCAGGGATGAGGACACTGTGCTCAAGCATCTTAGGGCCTCTATGAAGAAACTAACAAGAAAGCAGGGGGACCTGCCACCCCCAG CCAAACCCGAGCAAGGGTCGTCGGCATCCAGGCCTGTGCCGGCTTCACGTGGCGGGAAGACCCTCTGCAAGGGGGACAGGCAGGCCCCTCCAGGCCCACCAGCCCGGTTCCCGCGGCCCATTTGGTCAGCTTCCCCGCCACGGGCACCTCGTTCTTCCACACCCTGTCCTGGTGGGGCTGTCCGGGAAGACACCTACCCTGTGGGCACTCAGGGTGTGCCCAGCCcggccctggctcagggaggaCCTCAGGGTTCCTGGAGATTCCTGCAGTGGAACTCCATGCCCCGCCTCCCAACGGACCTGGACGTAGAGGGCCCTTGGTTCCGCCATTATGATTTCAGACAGAGCTGCTGGGTCCGTGCCATATCCCAGGAGGACCAGCTGGCCCCCTGCTGGCAGGCTGAACACCCTGCGGAGCGGGTGAGATCGGCTTTCGCTGCACCCAGCACTGATTCCGACCAGGGCACCCCCTTCAGAGCTAGGGACGAACAGCAGtgtgctcccacctcagggccttgcCTCTGCGGCCTCCACTTGGAAAGTTCTCAGTTCCCTCCAGGCTTCTAG
- the TBC1D3I gene encoding TBC1 domain family member 3I isoform X1, protein MDVVEVAGSWWAQEREDIIMKYEKGHRAGLPEDKGPKPFRSYNNNVDHLGIVQSCPSWESAPQEGPCPPFPVPSPGLSPELERDRASPFWGSAPRLGPLQAPCSSSALPGLPYSETELPPLTAREAKQIRREISRKSKWVDMLGDWEKYKSSRKLIDRAYKGMPMNIRGPMWSVLLNTEEMKMKNPGRYQIMKEKGKRSSEHIQRIDRDVSGTLRKHIFFRDRYGTKQRELLHILLAYEEYNPEVGYCRDLSHIAALFLLYLPEEDAFWALVQLLASERHSLQGFHSPNGGTVQGLQDQQEHVVATSQPKTMGHQDKKDLCGQCSPLGCLIRILIDGISLGLTLRLWDVYLVEGEQALMPITRIAFKVQQKRLTKTSRCGPWARFCNRFVDTWARDEDTVLKHLRASMKKLTRKQGDLPPPAKPEQGSSASRPVPASRGGKTLCKGDRQAPPGPPARFPRPIWSASPPRAPRSSTPCPGGAVREDTYPVGTQGVPSPALAQGGPQGSWRFLQWNSMPRLPTDLDVEGPWFRHYDFRQSCWVRAISQEDQLAPCWQAEHPAERVRSAFAAPSTDSDQGTPFRARDEQQCAPTSGPCLCGLHLESSQFPPGF, encoded by the exons ATGGACGTGGTAGAGGTCGCGGGCAGTTGGTGGGCACAAGAGCGAGAGGACATCATTATGAAATACGAAAAG GGACACCGAGCTGGGCTGCCAGAGGACAAGGGGCCTAAGCCTTTTCGAAGCTACAACAACAACGTCGATCATTTGGGGATTGTACA GTCCTGCCCCTCCTGGGAGTCAGCCCCACAGGAAGGCCCTTGTCCTCCCTTCCCTGTGCCTTCTCCTGGGCTGAGCCCTGAGCTGGAAAGGGACAGAGCCAGTCCTTTCTGGGGGTCGGCACCCAGGCTGGGGCCGCTCCAGGCCCCGTGCAGTTCCTCAGCTCTGCCTGGGTTGCCTTACAGTGAGACGGAGCTGCCTCCTCTGACTGCGCGGGAGGCGAAG CAAATTCGGCGGGAGATCAGCCGAAAGAGCAAGTGGGTGGATATGCTGGGAGACTGGGAGAAATACAAAAGCAGCAGAAAG CTCATAGATCGAGCGTACAAGGGAATGCCCATGAACATCCGGGGCCCGATGTGGTCAGTCCTCCTGAACACTGaggaaatgaagatgaaaaacCCCGGAAGATACCAG ATCATGAAGGAGAAGGGCAAGAGGTCATCTGAGCACATCCAGCGCATCGACCGGGACGTAAGCGGGACATTAAGGAAGCATATATTCTTCAGGGATCGATACGGAACCAA GCAGCGGGAACTACTCCACATCCTCCTGGCATATGAGGAGTATAACCCG GAGGTGGGCTACTGCAGGGACCTGAGCCACATCGCCGCCTTGTTCCTCCTCTATCTTCCTGAGGAGGATGCATTCTGGGCACTGGTGCAGCTGCTGGCCAGTGAGAGGCACTCCCTGCAGG GATTTCACAGCCCAAATGGCGGGACCGTCCAGGGGCTCCAAGACCAACAGGAGCATGTGGTAGCCACGTCACAACCCAAGACCATGGGGCATCAG GACAAGAAAGATCTATGTGGGCAGTGTTCCCCGTTAGGCTGCCTCATCCGGATATTGATTGACGGG ATCTCTCTCGGGCTCACCCTGCGCCTGTGGGACGTGTATCTGGTAGAAGGCGAACAGGCGTTGATGCCGATAACAAGAATCGCCTTTAAGGTTCAGCAGA AGCGCCTCACGAAGACGTCCAGGTGTGGCCCGTGGGCACGTTTTTGCAACCGGTTCGTTGATACCTGGGCCAGGGATGAGGACACTGTGCTCAAGCATCTTAGGGCCTCTATGAAGAAACTAACAAGAAAGCAGGGGGACCTGCCACCCCCAG CCAAACCCGAGCAAGGGTCGTCGGCATCCAGGCCTGTGCCGGCTTCACGTGGCGGGAAGACCCTCTGCAAGGGGGACAGGCAGGCCCCTCCAGGCCCACCAGCCCGGTTCCCGCGGCCCATTTGGTCAGCTTCCCCGCCACGGGCACCTCGTTCTTCCACACCCTGTCCTGGTGGGGCTGTCCGGGAAGACACCTACCCTGTGGGCACTCAGGGTGTGCCCAGCCcggccctggctcagggaggaCCTCAGGGTTCCTGGAGATTCCTGCAGTGGAACTCCATGCCCCGCCTCCCAACGGACCTGGACGTAGAGGGCCCTTGGTTCCGCCATTATGATTTCAGACAGAGCTGCTGGGTCCGTGCCATATCCCAGGAGGACCAGCTGGCCCCCTGCTGGCAGGCTGAACACCCTGCGGAGCGGGTGAGATCGGCTTTCGCTGCACCCAGCACTGATTCCGACCAGGGCACCCCCTTCAGAGCTAGGGACGAACAGCAGtgtgctcccacctcagggccttgcCTCTGCGGCCTCCACTTGGAAAGTTCTCAGTTCCCTCCAGGCTTCTAG
- the TBC1D3I gene encoding TBC1 domain family member 3I isoform X4 — MDVVEVAGSWWAQEREDIIMKYEKGHRAGLPEDKGPKPFRSYNNNVDHLGIVHETELPPLTAREAKQIRREISRKSKWVDMLGDWEKYKSSRKLIDRAYKGMPMNIRGPMWSVLLNTEEMKMKNPGRYQIMKEKGKRSSEHIQRIDRDVSGTLRKHIFFRDRYGTKQRELLHILLAYEEYNPEVGYCRDLSHIAALFLLYLPEEDAFWALVQLLASERHSLQGFHSPNGGTVQGLQDQQEHVVATSQPKTMGHQISLGLTLRLWDVYLVEGEQALMPITRIAFKVQQKRLTKTSRCGPWARFCNRFVDTWARDEDTVLKHLRASMKKLTRKQGDLPPPAKPEQGSSASRPVPASRGGKTLCKGDRQAPPGPPARFPRPIWSASPPRAPRSSTPCPGGAVREDTYPVGTQGVPSPALAQGGPQGSWRFLQWNSMPRLPTDLDVEGPWFRHYDFRQSCWVRAISQEDQLAPCWQAEHPAERVRSAFAAPSTDSDQGTPFRARDEQQCAPTSGPCLCGLHLESSQFPPGF, encoded by the exons ATGGACGTGGTAGAGGTCGCGGGCAGTTGGTGGGCACAAGAGCGAGAGGACATCATTATGAAATACGAAAAG GGACACCGAGCTGGGCTGCCAGAGGACAAGGGGCCTAAGCCTTTTCGAAGCTACAACAACAACGTCGATCATTTGGGGATTGTACA TGAGACGGAGCTGCCTCCTCTGACTGCGCGGGAGGCGAAG CAAATTCGGCGGGAGATCAGCCGAAAGAGCAAGTGGGTGGATATGCTGGGAGACTGGGAGAAATACAAAAGCAGCAGAAAG CTCATAGATCGAGCGTACAAGGGAATGCCCATGAACATCCGGGGCCCGATGTGGTCAGTCCTCCTGAACACTGaggaaatgaagatgaaaaacCCCGGAAGATACCAG ATCATGAAGGAGAAGGGCAAGAGGTCATCTGAGCACATCCAGCGCATCGACCGGGACGTAAGCGGGACATTAAGGAAGCATATATTCTTCAGGGATCGATACGGAACCAA GCAGCGGGAACTACTCCACATCCTCCTGGCATATGAGGAGTATAACCCG GAGGTGGGCTACTGCAGGGACCTGAGCCACATCGCCGCCTTGTTCCTCCTCTATCTTCCTGAGGAGGATGCATTCTGGGCACTGGTGCAGCTGCTGGCCAGTGAGAGGCACTCCCTGCAGG GATTTCACAGCCCAAATGGCGGGACCGTCCAGGGGCTCCAAGACCAACAGGAGCATGTGGTAGCCACGTCACAACCCAAGACCATGGGGCATCAG ATCTCTCTCGGGCTCACCCTGCGCCTGTGGGACGTGTATCTGGTAGAAGGCGAACAGGCGTTGATGCCGATAACAAGAATCGCCTTTAAGGTTCAGCAGA AGCGCCTCACGAAGACGTCCAGGTGTGGCCCGTGGGCACGTTTTTGCAACCGGTTCGTTGATACCTGGGCCAGGGATGAGGACACTGTGCTCAAGCATCTTAGGGCCTCTATGAAGAAACTAACAAGAAAGCAGGGGGACCTGCCACCCCCAG CCAAACCCGAGCAAGGGTCGTCGGCATCCAGGCCTGTGCCGGCTTCACGTGGCGGGAAGACCCTCTGCAAGGGGGACAGGCAGGCCCCTCCAGGCCCACCAGCCCGGTTCCCGCGGCCCATTTGGTCAGCTTCCCCGCCACGGGCACCTCGTTCTTCCACACCCTGTCCTGGTGGGGCTGTCCGGGAAGACACCTACCCTGTGGGCACTCAGGGTGTGCCCAGCCcggccctggctcagggaggaCCTCAGGGTTCCTGGAGATTCCTGCAGTGGAACTCCATGCCCCGCCTCCCAACGGACCTGGACGTAGAGGGCCCTTGGTTCCGCCATTATGATTTCAGACAGAGCTGCTGGGTCCGTGCCATATCCCAGGAGGACCAGCTGGCCCCCTGCTGGCAGGCTGAACACCCTGCGGAGCGGGTGAGATCGGCTTTCGCTGCACCCAGCACTGATTCCGACCAGGGCACCCCCTTCAGAGCTAGGGACGAACAGCAGtgtgctcccacctcagggccttgcCTCTGCGGCCTCCACTTGGAAAGTTCTCAGTTCCCTCCAGGCTTCTAG
- the TBC1D3I gene encoding TBC1 domain family member 3I isoform X2: MDVVEVAGSWWAQEREDIIMKYEKGHRAGLPEDKGPKPFRSYNNNVDHLGIVQSCPSWESAPQEGPCPPFPVPSPGLSPELERDRASPFWGSAPRLGPLQAPCSSSALPGLPYSETELPPLTAREAKQIRREISRKSKWVDMLGDWEKYKSSRKLIDRAYKGMPMNIRGPMWSVLLNTEEMKMKNPGRYQIMKEKGKRSSEHIQRIDRDVSGTLRKHIFFRDRYGTKQRELLHILLAYEEYNPEVGYCRDLSHIAALFLLYLPEEDAFWALVQLLASERHSLQGFHSPNGGTVQGLQDQQEHVVATSQPKTMGHQISLGLTLRLWDVYLVEGEQALMPITRIAFKVQQKRLTKTSRCGPWARFCNRFVDTWARDEDTVLKHLRASMKKLTRKQGDLPPPAKPEQGSSASRPVPASRGGKTLCKGDRQAPPGPPARFPRPIWSASPPRAPRSSTPCPGGAVREDTYPVGTQGVPSPALAQGGPQGSWRFLQWNSMPRLPTDLDVEGPWFRHYDFRQSCWVRAISQEDQLAPCWQAEHPAERVRSAFAAPSTDSDQGTPFRARDEQQCAPTSGPCLCGLHLESSQFPPGF; this comes from the exons ATGGACGTGGTAGAGGTCGCGGGCAGTTGGTGGGCACAAGAGCGAGAGGACATCATTATGAAATACGAAAAG GGACACCGAGCTGGGCTGCCAGAGGACAAGGGGCCTAAGCCTTTTCGAAGCTACAACAACAACGTCGATCATTTGGGGATTGTACA GTCCTGCCCCTCCTGGGAGTCAGCCCCACAGGAAGGCCCTTGTCCTCCCTTCCCTGTGCCTTCTCCTGGGCTGAGCCCTGAGCTGGAAAGGGACAGAGCCAGTCCTTTCTGGGGGTCGGCACCCAGGCTGGGGCCGCTCCAGGCCCCGTGCAGTTCCTCAGCTCTGCCTGGGTTGCCTTACAGTGAGACGGAGCTGCCTCCTCTGACTGCGCGGGAGGCGAAG CAAATTCGGCGGGAGATCAGCCGAAAGAGCAAGTGGGTGGATATGCTGGGAGACTGGGAGAAATACAAAAGCAGCAGAAAG CTCATAGATCGAGCGTACAAGGGAATGCCCATGAACATCCGGGGCCCGATGTGGTCAGTCCTCCTGAACACTGaggaaatgaagatgaaaaacCCCGGAAGATACCAG ATCATGAAGGAGAAGGGCAAGAGGTCATCTGAGCACATCCAGCGCATCGACCGGGACGTAAGCGGGACATTAAGGAAGCATATATTCTTCAGGGATCGATACGGAACCAA GCAGCGGGAACTACTCCACATCCTCCTGGCATATGAGGAGTATAACCCG GAGGTGGGCTACTGCAGGGACCTGAGCCACATCGCCGCCTTGTTCCTCCTCTATCTTCCTGAGGAGGATGCATTCTGGGCACTGGTGCAGCTGCTGGCCAGTGAGAGGCACTCCCTGCAGG GATTTCACAGCCCAAATGGCGGGACCGTCCAGGGGCTCCAAGACCAACAGGAGCATGTGGTAGCCACGTCACAACCCAAGACCATGGGGCATCAG ATCTCTCTCGGGCTCACCCTGCGCCTGTGGGACGTGTATCTGGTAGAAGGCGAACAGGCGTTGATGCCGATAACAAGAATCGCCTTTAAGGTTCAGCAGA AGCGCCTCACGAAGACGTCCAGGTGTGGCCCGTGGGCACGTTTTTGCAACCGGTTCGTTGATACCTGGGCCAGGGATGAGGACACTGTGCTCAAGCATCTTAGGGCCTCTATGAAGAAACTAACAAGAAAGCAGGGGGACCTGCCACCCCCAG CCAAACCCGAGCAAGGGTCGTCGGCATCCAGGCCTGTGCCGGCTTCACGTGGCGGGAAGACCCTCTGCAAGGGGGACAGGCAGGCCCCTCCAGGCCCACCAGCCCGGTTCCCGCGGCCCATTTGGTCAGCTTCCCCGCCACGGGCACCTCGTTCTTCCACACCCTGTCCTGGTGGGGCTGTCCGGGAAGACACCTACCCTGTGGGCACTCAGGGTGTGCCCAGCCcggccctggctcagggaggaCCTCAGGGTTCCTGGAGATTCCTGCAGTGGAACTCCATGCCCCGCCTCCCAACGGACCTGGACGTAGAGGGCCCTTGGTTCCGCCATTATGATTTCAGACAGAGCTGCTGGGTCCGTGCCATATCCCAGGAGGACCAGCTGGCCCCCTGCTGGCAGGCTGAACACCCTGCGGAGCGGGTGAGATCGGCTTTCGCTGCACCCAGCACTGATTCCGACCAGGGCACCCCCTTCAGAGCTAGGGACGAACAGCAGtgtgctcccacctcagggccttgcCTCTGCGGCCTCCACTTGGAAAGTTCTCAGTTCCCTCCAGGCTTCTAG
- the TBC1D3I gene encoding TBC1 domain family member 3I isoform X5, translating into MDVVEVAGSWWAQEREDIIMKYEKGHRAGLPEDKGPKPFRSYNNNVDHLGIVQSCPSWESAPQEGPCPPFPVPSPGLSPELERDRASPFWGSAPRLGPLQAPCSSSALPGLPYSETELPPLTAREAKQIRREISRKSKWVDMLGDWEKYKSSRKLIDRAYKGMPMNIRGPMWSVLLNTEEMKMKNPGRYQIMKEKGKRSSEHIQRIDRDVSGTLRKHIFFRDRYGTKQRELLHILLAYEEYNPEVGYCRDLSHIAALFLLYLPEEDAFWALVQLLASERHSLQGFHSPNGGTVQGLQDQQEHVVATSQPKTMGHQDKKDLCGQCSPLGCLIRILIDGISLGLTLRLWDVYLVEGEQALMPITRIAFKVQQKGGLARWAGQDTVTPSPSPT; encoded by the exons ATGGACGTGGTAGAGGTCGCGGGCAGTTGGTGGGCACAAGAGCGAGAGGACATCATTATGAAATACGAAAAG GGACACCGAGCTGGGCTGCCAGAGGACAAGGGGCCTAAGCCTTTTCGAAGCTACAACAACAACGTCGATCATTTGGGGATTGTACA GTCCTGCCCCTCCTGGGAGTCAGCCCCACAGGAAGGCCCTTGTCCTCCCTTCCCTGTGCCTTCTCCTGGGCTGAGCCCTGAGCTGGAAAGGGACAGAGCCAGTCCTTTCTGGGGGTCGGCACCCAGGCTGGGGCCGCTCCAGGCCCCGTGCAGTTCCTCAGCTCTGCCTGGGTTGCCTTACAGTGAGACGGAGCTGCCTCCTCTGACTGCGCGGGAGGCGAAG CAAATTCGGCGGGAGATCAGCCGAAAGAGCAAGTGGGTGGATATGCTGGGAGACTGGGAGAAATACAAAAGCAGCAGAAAG CTCATAGATCGAGCGTACAAGGGAATGCCCATGAACATCCGGGGCCCGATGTGGTCAGTCCTCCTGAACACTGaggaaatgaagatgaaaaacCCCGGAAGATACCAG ATCATGAAGGAGAAGGGCAAGAGGTCATCTGAGCACATCCAGCGCATCGACCGGGACGTAAGCGGGACATTAAGGAAGCATATATTCTTCAGGGATCGATACGGAACCAA GCAGCGGGAACTACTCCACATCCTCCTGGCATATGAGGAGTATAACCCG GAGGTGGGCTACTGCAGGGACCTGAGCCACATCGCCGCCTTGTTCCTCCTCTATCTTCCTGAGGAGGATGCATTCTGGGCACTGGTGCAGCTGCTGGCCAGTGAGAGGCACTCCCTGCAGG GATTTCACAGCCCAAATGGCGGGACCGTCCAGGGGCTCCAAGACCAACAGGAGCATGTGGTAGCCACGTCACAACCCAAGACCATGGGGCATCAG GACAAGAAAGATCTATGTGGGCAGTGTTCCCCGTTAGGCTGCCTCATCCGGATATTGATTGACGGG ATCTCTCTCGGGCTCACCCTGCGCCTGTGGGACGTGTATCTGGTAGAAGGCGAACAGGCGTTGATGCCGATAACAAGAATCGCCTTTAAGGTTCAGCAGA AGGGAGGTCTGGCCAGGTGGGCTGGGCAGGACACTGTGACACCGAGCCCATCCCCCACATGA